One genomic region from Jilunia laotingensis encodes:
- the rpmA gene encoding 50S ribosomal protein L27, whose product MAHKKGVGSSKNGRESQSKRLGVKIFGGEACKAGNIIVRQRGTEFHPGENIGMGRDHTLFALVDGTVKFKVGREDRRYVSILPAEATEA is encoded by the coding sequence ATGGCACATAAGAAAGGTGTCGGTAGTTCTAAGAACGGCCGCGAATCACAGAGCAAGAGATTAGGCGTTAAGATATTTGGTGGCGAAGCTTGCAAAGCAGGTAACATCATCGTTCGTCAAAGAGGTACTGAATTCCATCCGGGTGAAAACATCGGTATGGGTAGAGACCACACTCTTTTCGCTTTAGTAGACGGAACTGTAAAATTCAAAGTTGGTAGAGAAGATAGAAGATACGTATCTATCCTTCCGGCTGAAGCAACAGAAGCATAA
- a CDS encoding M16 family metallopeptidase: MKHLFRGLFVAAAIICCSFQQAFAQQLPPIPVDPNVRIGKLDNGLTYYIRKNALPENRADFYIAQKVGSIQEEDNQRGLAHFLEHMCFNGTTHFPGDALKQYLERIGVKFGENLNAYTSVDETVYNISNVPVTTPGAIDSCLLILHDWSNDLTLDPKEIDKERGVINEEWRTRMSAMQRMQEKVLPQMFVGTKYANCFPIGTMDVVMNFKYQTLRDYYEKWYRPDLQGIVVVGDIDVDAIESKIKTMFADVPAQPNAAERVYYPVNDNKEPIIIIEQDKEQPHIQALIFNKHEATPNDQKGNLGYLVQYYATNLVSYMLNARLNELTQTANPPFIYAATYDGDFFVAKTKDAFTGVVVCKEGAVEDGIASTLREIERARQFGFTETEYNRARTEYLRHLESAYNERDKRKNVEYVNEYVRHFLDNEPIPGIEEEYNIIANQVAPNIPVAALNLMIKELITDDNQVITIFGPEKEGIQMPTKDAILKTLKDVKAEKLTAYVDKVSDEPLMAEKPKGGKIVAEKENPLFGTTELTLSNGVKVILKKTDFKADEIRMKGVSLGGSSIFPDSEIINIQSLDAVGVGGLGNFSAVDLEKVLAGKKASVNYGIGSLTETVNGNCSPKDLETMLQLTYLTFTAPRKDDDAFASYKNRSKASLQNQELNPNVAFSDSIQATIYMHHPRAIQMKADMIDKIDYDKLMEMYKDRYKDASDFTFILVGNIDIAKDKVLIAEYLGALPATNRKETFRDTKMEMRKGVYKNEFIRQQETPKASVLVLYNGDCKYNQKNDILMSMTSQILDLVYTEKVREDEGGTYGVYVGGNLNKYPKETAYLQIIFDTAPEKKDKLMKIIFAEAENLAKEGPSEANLNKVKEYMLKKHKENLKENGYWLGNIDEYVFTGVNMMKDYETLVNSITAKEIQKFANDLFKQKNEVEVSMVSPEKK, encoded by the coding sequence ATGAAACATTTATTCCGTGGTTTATTCGTCGCAGCAGCTATTATTTGCTGCAGCTTTCAACAGGCATTTGCACAGCAATTGCCACCCATTCCGGTTGACCCGAACGTACGTATCGGTAAACTTGATAACGGACTAACGTATTACATCCGTAAAAACGCACTTCCCGAAAACCGTGCCGATTTCTATATCGCTCAAAAAGTGGGTTCTATCCAGGAAGAAGATAACCAACGTGGATTGGCTCACTTCCTTGAACACATGTGCTTCAACGGAACCACACACTTTCCCGGTGATGCATTGAAACAATATCTGGAACGTATCGGTGTTAAATTCGGTGAAAATCTGAACGCATATACTTCTGTTGATGAAACAGTCTATAATATTTCCAATGTCCCTGTCACTACCCCAGGTGCTATCGACTCTTGTCTTCTCATTCTTCATGACTGGTCTAATGACTTGACACTCGATCCGAAAGAGATAGATAAAGAACGTGGCGTTATCAATGAAGAATGGCGTACACGTATGAGTGCAATGCAGCGTATGCAGGAAAAAGTGCTTCCTCAAATGTTTGTCGGTACAAAATATGCAAACTGCTTCCCAATTGGTACAATGGATGTAGTTATGAACTTCAAATACCAAACTTTGAGAGATTACTATGAAAAGTGGTATCGTCCCGATCTGCAAGGTATTGTTGTCGTAGGTGATATCGATGTAGACGCTATTGAGTCTAAAATTAAGACTATGTTTGCCGATGTACCGGCACAACCTAATGCAGCTGAAAGGGTTTACTATCCGGTAAATGATAATAAAGAACCGATTATTATCATCGAACAAGATAAAGAACAACCCCATATCCAAGCTCTTATTTTCAATAAGCACGAAGCAACTCCTAATGATCAAAAAGGAAATCTTGGATACTTGGTACAATATTATGCCACCAATCTGGTGAGCTATATGCTCAATGCCCGTCTGAACGAATTGACTCAAACAGCCAATCCTCCTTTCATCTATGCCGCTACTTATGATGGTGATTTCTTTGTTGCCAAGACAAAAGATGCTTTCACAGGCGTAGTGGTCTGCAAAGAAGGTGCTGTAGAAGATGGTATCGCAAGTACATTACGTGAAATAGAACGCGCTCGTCAGTTTGGTTTTACGGAAACTGAATACAATCGTGCCCGCACTGAATATCTCCGTCATCTTGAATCTGCTTACAACGAACGTGATAAACGTAAGAATGTTGAATATGTAAACGAATATGTTCGCCACTTCCTTGACAATGAACCTATTCCCGGAATCGAAGAAGAATATAATATTATTGCAAACCAGGTTGCTCCAAACATACCCGTAGCAGCTTTAAACTTAATGATTAAAGAGCTAATAACAGATGATAATCAAGTAATTACTATCTTCGGCCCGGAAAAAGAGGGTATCCAAATGCCAACTAAAGATGCTATCTTAAAAACTCTCAAAGATGTCAAAGCTGAGAAATTGACTGCTTATGTAGACAAAGTATCCGATGAACCGTTAATGGCAGAAAAGCCAAAAGGAGGTAAAATCGTTGCAGAAAAAGAAAATCCTCTTTTCGGAACAACAGAACTTACTTTATCTAACGGTGTAAAGGTCATTCTGAAAAAAACAGATTTTAAAGCTGATGAAATCCGCATGAAGGGTGTCAGTCTAGGTGGTAGCTCTATATTCCCCGATTCTGAAATAATCAATATCCAATCATTAGATGCAGTCGGAGTAGGTGGCTTAGGCAATTTCAGCGCTGTAGATTTGGAAAAAGTACTGGCTGGAAAGAAAGCTTCCGTTAATTATGGTATCGGTTCATTGACCGAAACTGTAAACGGAAATTGTTCTCCGAAAGATCTTGAAACGATGCTACAACTTACTTACTTGACTTTCACTGCTCCTCGTAAAGACGATGACGCTTTTGCTTCTTACAAAAACCGCAGTAAAGCTTCTCTCCAAAATCAAGAACTGAATCCAAATGTTGCTTTCAGTGATTCTATTCAGGCAACGATCTACATGCATCATCCGAGAGCTATTCAGATGAAAGCTGATATGATCGATAAAATAGACTATGACAAATTGATGGAAATGTACAAAGATCGTTATAAAGATGCTAGCGATTTCACATTCATCCTCGTAGGTAACATTGATATAGCTAAAGATAAGGTATTGATTGCTGAATATTTAGGCGCTCTTCCGGCTACCAACCGCAAGGAAACATTTAGAGACACAAAGATGGAAATGCGTAAAGGCGTTTATAAAAACGAGTTTATCCGTCAACAGGAAACTCCGAAGGCTTCCGTACTCGTTCTCTATAATGGAGATTGCAAATACAATCAGAAAAACGATATCCTGATGAGTATGACCAGTCAAATCCTCGATCTTGTCTATACTGAAAAAGTGCGTGAAGACGAAGGTGGAACTTATGGTGTGTACGTAGGTGGAAACTTGAATAAATATCCAAAAGAAACAGCTTATTTACAGATCATTTTCGATACAGCTCCTGAAAAGAAAGATAAATTGATGAAAATTATCTTCGCTGAAGCTGAGAATCTTGCAAAAGAAGGTCCTTCGGAAGCCAATCTTAATAAGGTTAAAGAATATATGCTGAAAAAGCATAAAGAAAACCTGAAAGAAAACGGTTATTGGTTGGGCAATATCGACGAATACGTCTTTACAGGTGTAAACATGATGAAAGACTATGAAACTCTGGTGAACAGCATCACAGCAAAAGAAATTCAGAAATTTGCTAACGACCTGTTCAAACAGAAAAACGAAGTCGAAGTCAGTATGGTTAGCCCTGAAAAGAAATGA
- a CDS encoding ABC transporter ATP-binding protein: MITIHNLQKNFGDKKAVDIDNYIINQGDMLGLVGNNGAGKTTLFRLMLDLLKADTGNVVINDLDVSKSEEWKKETGAFIDDGFLIDYLTPEEYFYFIGKMYALKKEEIDERLKPFERFMNGEVMGQKKFIRNFSAGNKQKIGIISAMLHYPQLLILDEPFNFLDPSSQSIIKHMLKKYNEEHHATVIISSHNLNHTVDVCPRIALLEHGVIIRDIRNENNSAEKELEAYFNVDVDSFLQEDEIEPTVTEEPEVSETKE; the protein is encoded by the coding sequence ATGATCACAATCCATAACTTGCAAAAGAACTTCGGTGATAAAAAAGCTGTAGATATTGATAACTATATTATCAATCAAGGTGATATGCTCGGACTGGTTGGAAACAACGGTGCAGGAAAAACCACCCTTTTCCGCCTAATGCTGGATTTGCTAAAAGCAGATACCGGAAACGTTGTGATTAACGATCTGGATGTCAGCAAAAGCGAAGAGTGGAAGAAAGAGACCGGTGCTTTCATTGACGATGGTTTTCTGATTGACTATCTCACACCGGAAGAGTACTTTTATTTCATCGGTAAGATGTACGCATTGAAGAAAGAAGAAATAGACGAACGGCTGAAACCATTCGAACGCTTCATGAACGGTGAAGTAATGGGACAAAAAAAGTTCATCCGTAACTTTTCTGCCGGTAACAAGCAGAAAATAGGAATCATCTCGGCTATGCTGCACTATCCGCAACTATTGATTCTGGATGAACCGTTCAACTTTCTTGATCCGAGTTCCCAATCCATCATCAAACACATGCTCAAGAAATACAACGAAGAGCATCACGCCACAGTAATCATTTCCAGCCATAATCTGAATCACACGGTAGATGTATGTCCACGCATCGCTCTACTCGAACATGGTGTTATCATTCGTGACATTCGTAACGAAAACAACTCAGCAGAGAAAGAATTGGAAGCTTATTTCAATGTAGATGTGGACAGTTTTCTCCAAGAGGATGAAATTGAACCAACAGTAACGGAAGAGCCGGAAGTCTCAGAAACGAAGGAGTAA
- the kdsA gene encoding 3-deoxy-8-phosphooctulonate synthase, with protein sequence MIEQLKNNPAGNFFLLAGPCVIEGEEMAMRIAEKVVNTTEKLKIPYVFKGSYRKANRSRLDSFMGIGDEKALKILKKVHDTFGVPTVTDIHAADEAEMAAEYVDVLQIPAFLCRQTDLLIAAAKTGKVINIKKGQFLSPMAMQFAADKVIEAGNKEVMLTERGTTFGYQDLVIDYRGIPEMQSFGFPVILDVTHSLQQPNQTSGVTGGMPQLIETVAKAGIAVGADGLFIETHENPAVAKSDGANMLKLDLLEDLLTKLVRIREAIL encoded by the coding sequence ATGATAGAACAACTTAAAAACAATCCTGCCGGTAATTTCTTTCTACTCGCCGGTCCTTGCGTGATTGAAGGTGAAGAAATGGCGATGCGTATCGCTGAAAAAGTAGTAAACACCACTGAGAAACTGAAAATTCCCTATGTATTCAAAGGCTCCTATCGTAAGGCAAATCGCTCTCGTCTGGATTCATTCATGGGAATCGGTGACGAAAAAGCATTAAAGATATTAAAGAAAGTACATGATACATTCGGAGTACCTACCGTAACAGATATTCATGCCGCAGATGAGGCCGAAATGGCTGCTGAATATGTCGATGTTCTTCAAATTCCGGCTTTTCTATGCCGACAAACTGATCTTTTGATAGCCGCTGCAAAAACAGGGAAGGTAATAAACATCAAGAAAGGACAATTTCTTTCACCGATGGCAATGCAATTTGCTGCCGACAAAGTTATTGAAGCAGGAAATAAAGAGGTAATGCTGACAGAGCGCGGAACGACTTTCGGCTATCAGGATTTGGTTATTGACTACCGGGGAATCCCAGAGATGCAATCGTTTGGCTTCCCTGTCATTCTGGATGTGACACACTCCTTACAACAACCCAATCAGACCAGCGGAGTGACCGGAGGTATGCCTCAATTGATCGAGACTGTAGCTAAAGCAGGAATTGCAGTCGGGGCAGACGGTTTGTTTATAGAGACACACGAAAACCCGGCTGTTGCTAAAAGTGATGGTGCAAACATGCTAAAACTCGACTTACTTGAAGACTTACTGACAAAATTAGTAAGAATTAGAGAGGCAATACTGTGA
- a CDS encoding TraB/GumN family protein translates to MKTTLGILFLCCFTLSVNAQLLWKISGNGLKEPSYIMGTHHLAPLSIKDSIQGLQAALDQTQQVYGELKMSDMQNPAMAATMQKYITTDTDTTFKSLFTVAEYELINNCTKENLKFDIDMMPKIKPAFLSNNLMVILYMKHVGDFNPQEQMDTYFQTKAAESEKKVDGLETMNFQFDLLFNRSSLKRQAEVLLCMMNNIDNNIDLTKRLTSAYMMQDLNTMEKIANEEECGMTQQEKDNLIDNRNKNWADKLPEIMQTAPTFIAVGALHLVGKNGLLSLLKQQNYTVEPVK, encoded by the coding sequence ATGAAAACAACTTTAGGAATTCTCTTCTTATGCTGTTTTACACTCAGTGTAAATGCACAATTATTATGGAAAATATCCGGGAACGGACTCAAAGAACCCTCTTATATAATGGGCACGCATCATCTTGCGCCTCTCAGCATAAAAGATAGTATTCAAGGCCTTCAAGCTGCTCTCGACCAGACACAGCAAGTTTATGGAGAACTCAAGATGAGTGATATGCAAAATCCTGCTATGGCAGCCACAATGCAGAAATATATTACCACCGATACAGATACCACTTTCAAGTCACTGTTTACAGTAGCGGAGTACGAACTCATCAATAATTGTACAAAAGAAAACCTGAAATTCGACATCGATATGATGCCCAAAATCAAACCAGCTTTTCTCAGTAATAATTTAATGGTCATTCTGTACATGAAACATGTCGGTGACTTTAATCCGCAAGAACAAATGGACACCTATTTCCAGACAAAAGCTGCCGAAAGCGAAAAAAAGGTAGATGGTCTTGAGACAATGAACTTCCAATTTGACCTACTGTTCAACAGAAGCTCCCTTAAACGTCAAGCTGAAGTTTTGCTTTGCATGATGAATAACATTGATAACAACATTGACCTGACCAAAAGACTTACATCCGCCTACATGATGCAAGACCTGAATACAATGGAAAAGATTGCCAATGAAGAAGAATGCGGCATGACCCAACAAGAAAAAGATAACTTGATAGATAATCGAAATAAAAACTGGGCCGATAAATTACCTGAAATAATGCAAACCGCTCCTACATTCATAGCAGTAGGCGCTTTACATTTGGTTGGTAAAAACGGTTTATTAAGCTTATTGAAGCAACAAAATTACACAGTAGAGCCTGTCAAATAA
- a CDS encoding diacylglycerol/lipid kinase family protein: MSVEPGKWGVIYNPKAGTRKVQKRWKEIKEYMDLKGVMYDYVQSEGFGSVERLAGILANNGYKTIVVVGGDGALNDAINGIMHSNAENKEDIAIGIIPNGIGNDFAKYWEIGMDYKQAVDWIIHNRRRKIDVGFCNFYDGETHQRRYFLNAINIGFGARIVKVTDGTKRFWGVKYLSYLAAFFLLFFERNLYRMHLRINDEHIRGRIMTVCVGSACGYGQTPSAVPYNGWLDVSVIYRPELLQTMSGLWMLIQGRILNHKVVKSYRTKKVKVLRAQNAAVDLDGRILPKHFPLEIGILPERTTLIIPD, from the coding sequence ATGAGTGTAGAACCAGGAAAATGGGGTGTTATTTACAATCCTAAAGCCGGAACTCGGAAAGTACAGAAACGATGGAAAGAAATCAAGGAGTACATGGATCTGAAAGGTGTAATGTACGATTATGTACAATCCGAAGGATTCGGATCTGTAGAACGTCTGGCAGGAATTCTGGCTAACAACGGATATAAAACAATCGTAGTTGTCGGAGGAGACGGTGCATTGAACGATGCAATCAATGGCATCATGCACTCGAATGCCGAAAATAAAGAAGATATCGCCATCGGCATCATTCCCAATGGAATAGGAAATGACTTTGCCAAGTATTGGGAAATTGGCATGGATTATAAACAAGCTGTCGATTGGATCATTCATAACCGACGAAGAAAAATCGATGTAGGCTTCTGCAATTTCTACGATGGCGAAACTCATCAACGCCGTTATTTCCTCAATGCCATAAACATTGGTTTCGGTGCACGTATAGTGAAAGTGACTGATGGAACCAAACGTTTCTGGGGAGTTAAATATTTATCTTATCTGGCCGCCTTCTTCCTGCTTTTCTTCGAACGAAATCTGTATAGAATGCATCTCCGCATCAATGATGAACATATTCGGGGGCGCATCATGACCGTTTGTGTGGGAAGTGCATGCGGATATGGTCAAACCCCGAGTGCAGTACCTTATAACGGGTGGTTAGACGTTTCAGTCATCTATCGCCCGGAACTTTTACAAACCATGTCCGGATTGTGGATGCTGATTCAAGGACGCATTTTAAATCATAAAGTGGTGAAAAGTTACCGGACAAAAAAGGTAAAAGTATTGCGTGCCCAAAATGCAGCAGTTGACTTGGACGGACGAATCCTACCCAAACACTTTCCGCTGGAGATTGGCATTCTACCGGAAAGAACAACGTTGATTATACCGGATTGA
- a CDS encoding DUF5687 family protein yields the protein MTLFYELRKHGKLAAKRNPMYDKNRFGKYAMYAMAAFWAGYLIFFGTTFAFAFDTNSMEPYHIMNSGLIFILALDFILRFPLQKTPTQEVKPYLLLPVKRNTVIDFLLIRSGLSSYNFFWLFLFVPFAIITLPKFFGIWGVITYCTGIWLLMVFNNYWFLLCRTLIGERLWWICLPVLVYGGIAAGLLIPDKSPIGDFFINLGEGYIKGNLLAFVGTLVAIIILWFINRKMMAGLVYDELNKVEDTKVNASEYKFFEKYGEVGEYMRLELKMLLRNKVCKNSLRMVIIVVVAFSLILGFTDIYDGTGMKNFITVYNFAIFGILFLLQIMSYEGNYIDGLMSRKESIYSLLRAKYMLYSIGILLPLILSIPAMVMGKIEVLTAFSWAIFTIGFIYFCLFQMAVYNTKTVPLNVKLAGRQNTGTGLQNLISFATFGIPLLLYAVLKMTIGETATAWMLLAIGLVFILTSRFWLKNVYDRFMKRRYKNMEGFRDSRQQ from the coding sequence ATGACACTCTTTTACGAATTGCGCAAGCACGGCAAATTAGCCGCCAAACGTAATCCGATGTATGATAAAAACCGGTTCGGGAAGTACGCCATGTATGCTATGGCGGCTTTCTGGGCAGGCTATCTGATCTTCTTCGGAACAACGTTTGCCTTTGCTTTCGATACGAACAGCATGGAACCTTACCACATCATGAACAGTGGTTTGATATTCATTCTTGCCCTCGATTTCATATTGCGCTTTCCGTTACAGAAAACACCGACACAGGAGGTAAAGCCTTACCTCCTGTTACCGGTAAAGCGGAATACGGTTATAGACTTTCTTCTTATACGTTCAGGCCTTAGCAGCTACAATTTCTTTTGGCTATTTTTATTCGTTCCATTTGCCATTATCACTCTTCCTAAATTCTTCGGCATCTGGGGAGTCATCACTTACTGTACCGGTATCTGGTTACTGATGGTTTTTAATAACTATTGGTTCTTACTCTGCCGTACATTGATCGGTGAACGTCTCTGGTGGATTTGTCTACCGGTGCTGGTTTATGGGGGCATTGCTGCCGGACTGCTTATCCCGGACAAAAGTCCGATAGGTGACTTTTTCATCAATTTAGGTGAAGGCTATATCAAAGGTAATCTCCTTGCATTTGTTGGAACTTTAGTTGCTATCATCATTTTATGGTTCATCAATCGGAAAATGATGGCAGGATTAGTCTATGACGAATTGAATAAAGTAGAAGATACTAAAGTAAACGCATCAGAATACAAATTCTTTGAGAAATATGGAGAAGTGGGTGAATATATGCGTTTGGAACTGAAAATGCTACTCCGAAATAAAGTATGCAAAAATTCATTACGCATGGTGATCATTGTAGTGGTGGCTTTCAGTCTGATATTAGGATTCACGGATATATACGATGGTACCGGAATGAAAAACTTCATCACGGTTTACAATTTCGCCATCTTCGGTATTCTTTTCCTACTTCAGATAATGAGTTATGAAGGTAATTATATTGATGGCCTGATGAGTCGGAAAGAATCTATCTATTCGTTGCTCCGTGCCAAATATATGTTGTACAGTATCGGAATTCTACTCCCTCTTATTTTAAGTATTCCCGCAATGGTTATGGGAAAAATAGAAGTGCTGACAGCCTTTTCATGGGCTATATTTACAATAGGCTTTATCTATTTCTGTTTGTTCCAGATGGCTGTTTACAATACGAAAACAGTACCATTGAATGTAAAGCTAGCCGGTCGTCAGAACACAGGAACAGGATTACAAAACCTGATTAGTTTTGCCACATTCGGCATACCTCTATTGCTCTATGCCGTACTGAAAATGACCATTGGCGAAACAGCTACAGCATGGATGTTACTCGCTATTGGCCTAGTATTTATACTCACATCCCGTTTCTGGCTGAAAAATGTATACGACCGGTTTATGAAACGGCGCTACAAAAACATGGAAGGATTCAGAGACAGCAGACAGCAATAA
- a CDS encoding HAD-IA family hydrolase: MSYTTYLFDFDYTLADSSQGIVICFKNVLKRHGYTDITDEAIKRTIGKTLEESFSILTGITDGVQLTSLRKEYTKESDQFMNRNTYLFEDTLPTLRKLKEQGAYLGIISTKYRYRILDFLKSHLPEGYFDIIVGGEDVSHPKPDPEGVLLAIKQLNVRPEDTMYIGDSTVDAETAAAAGISFTGVTSGATLADELKQHPHINILSRLYELVDK, translated from the coding sequence ATGAGCTATACAACTTATCTATTTGACTTTGATTATACTTTAGCGGATTCCTCGCAGGGCATCGTAATCTGTTTCAAGAACGTACTAAAGCGTCATGGATATACTGACATTACCGATGAAGCCATCAAACGTACCATTGGTAAAACACTGGAAGAATCTTTCAGTATCTTAACGGGCATTACCGATGGCGTACAATTAACCTCCTTAAGAAAGGAATATACCAAAGAGTCGGATCAGTTCATGAACAGAAACACTTATCTTTTCGAAGACACGCTCCCTACCCTACGGAAACTGAAAGAACAAGGAGCCTATCTAGGAATTATTTCCACTAAATACCGATACCGCATACTCGACTTTTTAAAGTCCCACCTACCAGAAGGTTATTTCGATATCATCGTGGGCGGTGAAGATGTAAGCCACCCGAAACCCGATCCGGAAGGAGTATTACTTGCAATCAAGCAACTAAACGTAAGGCCGGAAGACACGATGTACATCGGTGACAGTACGGTCGATGCCGAAACAGCCGCTGCGGCAGGCATCAGTTTTACCGGAGTAACCAGTGGAGCCACTCTAGCCGATGAATTAAAACAGCATCCACACATCAATATACTGAGCCGATTATACGAATTAGTAGATAAATAG
- the rplU gene encoding 50S ribosomal protein L21, which yields MYAIVEINGQQFKAEAGQKLFVHHIQNAENGATVEFDKVLLVDKDGNVTVGAPVVEGAKVVCQVISNMVKGDKVLVFHKKRRKGHRKLNGHRQQFTELTITEVVA from the coding sequence ATGTACGCAATTGTAGAAATTAACGGTCAGCAGTTTAAAGCAGAAGCTGGTCAGAAATTGTTCGTTCACCACATTCAGAATGCAGAAAATGGTGCAACAGTAGAATTCGACAAAGTTCTTTTGGTAGACAAAGACGGAAACGTAACCGTAGGCGCTCCTGTAGTAGAAGGTGCAAAAGTTGTTTGCCAGGTTATTTCAAACATGGTAAAGGGTGACAAAGTACTCGTATTCCACAAGAAAAGAAGAAAAGGTCACAGAAAACTGAACGGTCATCGTCAGCAATTCACAGAGTTAACAATCACAGAAGTAGTAGCTTAA
- a CDS encoding C40 family peptidase — MRKNFLYVLTILGLVVSLSSCRSAAPRLDYKALARASVRLGVDIRLEDNHKLYIEAAEWMGVPYRTGGESKRGTDCSGLTCQIYKKVYHTKLSRNTEGQKKESSKVAKRNLREGDLVFFTSSRSGRKVAHVGIYLKDGKFIHASTSQGVIVSRLDEPYYTKHWISGGRQR, encoded by the coding sequence ATGAGAAAAAACTTTTTATATGTATTGACAATATTAGGATTGGTAGTCAGCCTTAGTTCCTGTAGATCGGCAGCCCCACGCCTGGACTATAAAGCACTTGCACGTGCTTCGGTTCGTCTTGGAGTAGATATCAGACTAGAAGATAATCATAAACTGTATATCGAAGCAGCCGAATGGATGGGTGTCCCTTATCGGACAGGTGGTGAATCCAAACGAGGCACTGATTGTTCGGGACTAACCTGCCAAATATATAAAAAGGTGTACCATACTAAATTATCCCGGAATACGGAAGGGCAAAAAAAAGAAAGCAGCAAAGTTGCCAAACGTAACTTGCGTGAAGGCGATCTGGTTTTCTTTACAAGTAGCCGTTCCGGCCGGAAAGTAGCCCATGTAGGTATATACCTGAAAGATGGGAAATTTATTCATGCCAGTACCAGTCAAGGGGTAATAGTAAGTCGCCTGGACGAACCATATTACACTAAACATTGGATATCGGGAGGTCGTCAACGTTAA